Within the Medicago truncatula cultivar Jemalong A17 chromosome 4, MtrunA17r5.0-ANR, whole genome shotgun sequence genome, the region GATTCCATATCGGTTTCCAATTCTGGCACTTCatcaaatgtttttaattttggaaCCAACTTCTCAATTGGACAAGCACTGTCTTCTTTTCTATCAATGCTAAAAAAATTTGTCACAATCTTACTATATGGAACTGAAATACTCTTAGTAGTGATTACACCAACTTTTGATAGAGATGAGAATTTATCAGAATGTTTGGTTAAGTTGTCTACGTAAAGCACATCGTCAATCCGCGCAACAATATTTGACGCCAAACTCTCTAGTACTCGCGAATAACTCTCCAGAATGGATTTTCCAACATCCTAAAAAACACACCGATTTGTAAAACTAAGATCAATCTTTTCAATACTCAAAGaagtataaaaaacaaaaaatattgacttaattacaattttggtcCTCTATTTTGTCTCATTCAAGATTTCGGTCATTCTATTTCTAAATCCAAGTTGGGAAATCATAACAAATCAGCCCCAAATATATATAGATGGGAAAAtgtcaaatattttgaaaactgAAGGACTAAATTAGCGAATTTAAAAATAGAGGGACCATAATCATAAATAAGACAAGAATTAGGGATCGAAAatacatttaagccaaaaagaTTTAGGATAAAACATGATTGAAACATAATAACAAACCTTGTTGCATTGGATTTTGCTCACATCTAAGGATGTTTGAGGGAGAAAAGGAAAATGTTGCTTCAAAGATAGTAGAAGGGTTTCTCCTCTCTCTATAAGCATTTCACTTTTGTCTCCTTCAACTATTAGATCCTTGAACATTCCCCATGATGATCTTGAACTTGATCTCGTAGCGCGATTTGCAGGCTTTGAGTTGGTCTTTTTATGCCAAATATAAATAGAAGCCTCTACTCTATTTGCAATCTTTATGGCTTGATGTTCAGAAGATATTTCAAGACTAGCAAGCAAACTTTCAGGAGAAAAAATTTCTGATGTAATGAATTTGTAAATAACATCCCCCAAGCTACCTCTTGCAGTCTGTAAAAAGGGTTGGATCAACAATTTTTCCATCATGTTATATACAAAGCATTGAGAATATGAGAATAAATATAACAATAAGTAAAGACAATTGATTACAAATAATGACATTGATTACGATAATAGAATATATGTTCGGGGATGAGTGCAATCACAAGTCTGTGACTGCATGTAGTTAGCCATATCTAGACCATTTGATCAAGATTAGACGATCCATATTTTATTCTCAGTAAtttacattttcaaaaatatcaaaatcgaCATTGAAATATGGACTGTCTAAATGTGGTTTACAATGTGCAGTCACACTGCAAAAAAGTTCAAGTCCGTGTGTTAAGAATCCTACATTAAATGTTACATGGTCTGCATAAATATCTGTGAGAGACATCTCTCACCTTATAAACTGGTTTCGCATAGTTGAGTTACACTCAGCCGaattttaagatggtatcaaAGTCTATCTACATCTGTTAGGCTATACGCTAATAGGCCATCAAATCACGCTTCATATGTTCAATCCATAGCGAAAGGGTGGTTTCTCAAGTGCATATTTATTATGCTAacatttgaaataataaaaaacattagtGGTAATAGTACCTTTGGAAGAGACTCTAAATAAGCATCAGGAACCTGCATTTCAGCTAAAGTAATGTTGTTAATAGCCATTGCAGCTTTCGATATTTGGTTTGCGCAATCGCGCTTATGCTGCAACTGCTTTCTTGAATTTTCATGGAGACCGCAAGGAGGGACTTGAGGTACAGGAAGCCACCATTTCTCTTCTTGTCTCTGAAAAGAAGATGAACCGTCTTCATTGCGAGCCATAACACCTTGGTCTACATACCTGAACTCTGTATTGACAAAACTGTCTAGTATTTCCTgtataaagagaaaatgtttaGAAAATTTGGATACAAAACTGAATTAATGTGAATAAAAGGAAGAAACATCTTACAAGAAGCATGTTATCTAATTTTCGCAAAGCTGGCAGATTGATGTAGAGATCCGAGCGTGGTCTACAAGTCATGACCTGattcaaatatgaaaataaatagtgTTAAGCATCAAACAATAATGTGTGTTAAGCACTCACATAGACACTGATATTAGACACGATATCGATACCAACACGTAaacatcaataataaaaaaattataaaaaaaaaaaatcagtcgAATACACAAGGTGATTTCATCCTTGCCAACTGTGTTTTCTTCATACAAAAGAGTCTGAAATCAAACCACTGACCACTTGCTTAAAATGTCATTAACTACTCGGATCAACCACATGACTGcaaaaatttattgattttatattttatataagaaTGATCACAGATACTTCATACCCCTGTATAAGTTCACATTAAAATTCTTTCTAAAGTTATACTTGTACCTCAAACCTGCTTCCATCTGGAAATGTTTGCCAAGTAGGCTTGAATTCAACAATATGATCACTAACACAAAGAAGCCATTCCATCTCTCTTTGCCACATTGCTTTCTTCTCTGGTGACAGAGGTTCCAATCTCCAAAGTTGGCCAAAAACAGTGGCTAAAGATTCAAGAAatgtataaaaatatcaaaattttagaatTCAAGTTCCATTAAATTCAACACCAAAACTAGCATGAAGAAACTGTTTTTTAAATGCATACCACATAGATTAGTTATGGCATTAGATATAGCCAAAGCTGTAGGGACCCCATTTCCAGAACCTGACATATCTTCTCCAAGTAACAATTTTGCAAACCTCTCCTTCATCATCTCAATCTCTAGCactaataatcaaaataaaattaaaaaacatattcTGTTGAACTCATCATACATAGCACTTCACTGcaaaatctataaattaattatgcaaACAAGGTTTTCAAAACGGTATACTAATTGTATCTGCAACCAAGGTGTCAAATAGCAGTAGAGGTCACCAATGTTGTGttatgaaatttaatttgtCGCAGCGTTAAAATATTAATCACAAAATTGCAgaaatcttaataaaataatttgaaatacctGGCATTGGCAATACTGAAACTTGTTTCTCAAAATTTTCACTGCTCGAATCCTTTTCCTCTTCGACTTCACTTCCATCTCGACTAGTACAATCACATGAAGAAACTTCCTCAATCGGCAATTCCATGGATGACTCCATAACACTACTGCTAGAATTGCTCTCTAGACCATGttcttcatccaaatcaaccaaaatcaCATCATTACTACCATTTTGACATTCTTTGTTTCCTTCATCATTGTTAACTTCATTCTTCTCAATTAAATCCACACCCTCCATTGTAATATTCACCTTCTTCAAGAAAACATAGACTATTTAGTGCAATTGTAACACTTTCCTATAGTGCTGTTAGTTATTGATGTTATTGTTGAGGTTATGTTCTTTCTATTTGTTTGGTGTAGTCACTTTCTAATTAGTTGTTAACATGATGTTTTTAAATGATAGATAAGTTCTTGGAATGTTTTGTGAGTTAACTTTGATTGCTTACTTATATTTGAAGAATGAAGACAATCATCATTACTCAAGATTGATCAAAGCATGTGATATTGAGAGTGACttgtgaaaaaaattaaaatttgaagaatCAAATTTTTTGGAACGCTCTATTTAGCCTTATCAATATACAAAGTAGTATATGTTCCTCCATGTGACACATGATACGTATATACTTTTTTCAAAGGAGCCAAAACATATATATagtcttcatttttcttttggtaaatatatataaatgctatacacaaattcaaatattaattaagaATTAAAATGTCCAATACAATATCATTATAGTAAATGTTAGACTTTTTaatcatttacatttttttattggtatAGATTTTTTactttacaataaaaaaaagttatgtaaaaaaaaatatataatttacatttttttatcaattttttgtcGGTGTTTAAGATTTCTGTTGTTAAGACTTATAATTGTATGTTGTTCATCCAACATTCTCTTGTACACGAGACCGAGGATACTCTTTTGTTCCTAAGTGACACAGTTGACTGTTTCAATACAATTATTACCTTTaattatctattaaaaaaagttataaatatttgatattttaaaaaatattcattagacaaattcaacaaaattttatatgCTATCGTTGATCTTTATATATAAGtagaaattaattgaaaattatagTTTAAGTATATGAATAATGTACATGGTCAAACTATGTCAATTAATATAGAACAGATGAAgtaaatatttcatatttttacatGATAGGTTACATTTTAACCGGACTATTTTTACACGCAACTGCACAAACTAATCATTCGAAATGGAGAGAAGCATGATGCAGACATTATGCATTTA harbors:
- the LOC25491533 gene encoding rop guanine nucleotide exchange factor 7; this encodes MEGVDLIEKNEVNNDEGNKECQNGSNDVILVDLDEEHGLESNSSSSVMESSMELPIEEVSSCDCTSRDGSEVEEEKDSSSENFEKQVSVLPMPVLEIEMMKERFAKLLLGEDMSGSGNGVPTALAISNAITNLCATVFGQLWRLEPLSPEKKAMWQREMEWLLCVSDHIVEFKPTWQTFPDGSRFEVMTCRPRSDLYINLPALRKLDNMLLEILDSFVNTEFRYVDQGVMARNEDGSSSFQRQEEKWWLPVPQVPPCGLHENSRKQLQHKRDCANQISKAAMAINNITLAEMQVPDAYLESLPKTARGSLGDVIYKFITSEIFSPESLLASLEISSEHQAIKIANRVEASIYIWHKKTNSKPANRATRSSSRSSWGMFKDLIVEGDKSEMLIERGETLLLSLKQHFPFLPQTSLDVSKIQCNKDVGKSILESYSRVLESLASNIVARIDDVLYVDNLTKHSDKFSSLSKVGVITTKSISVPYSKIVTNFFSIDRKEDSACPIEKLVPKLKTFDEVPELETDMESSDCIEDIQLNLMDQAWIE